Proteins co-encoded in one Sulfuricaulis limicola genomic window:
- a CDS encoding GMC oxidoreductase → MTDHYDAIVVGTGFAGAFFLLRYLQHAPPKARVLVLERGRNDCKVWQLRNRRTSSLNTEEFFINNNPEKEWLMSLGFGGSSNTWWGGVARMMPGDFQLQSRYGVGTDWPLRYEDLETYYGDAEVIMAVSGPADSPMPRSRPFPLRPHRFSDTDALLKKTFPDGWFHPATTRASAPTGTRGICCGAGICELCPHDANFSISNGLRRLHDDPRVTLRLQATVEQVETSGDLARGVSYTSDGQLRRATADLVVLAASALFNPHILLRSGITHELLGKRLHEQMPVDVCLNLRGVKGYNGSTIISGNGYLFYEGEHRRQHAACLIETWNSPFNYRRAALRAERGRWTERAFFRFMFDDLPRADNKVTVNAANPHLPEVTFNGYSDYAQRGVDRIPAMVDTLAKALPIEEIESIEVARSTSHIQGTVVMGNDPATSVVDRYLMHHRIRNLLVLGSSAYPTASPAYPTLTLSALSLWAADHLFTRSA, encoded by the coding sequence ATGACCGACCACTATGATGCCATTGTAGTTGGCACCGGTTTCGCCGGTGCATTTTTCCTGTTGCGATACCTGCAGCACGCGCCACCCAAAGCGCGCGTCCTGGTGCTGGAACGCGGCAGGAACGACTGCAAGGTGTGGCAATTGCGGAATCGCCGCACCTCGAGCCTCAATACCGAAGAATTCTTCATCAACAACAATCCGGAAAAGGAATGGCTGATGAGCCTGGGTTTCGGCGGCAGTTCGAATACCTGGTGGGGCGGCGTCGCGCGCATGATGCCCGGTGACTTCCAGTTGCAATCGCGTTACGGGGTAGGCACCGATTGGCCGTTGCGCTACGAGGATCTGGAAACCTATTACGGAGATGCCGAAGTCATCATGGCGGTATCGGGCCCGGCGGACAGTCCCATGCCGCGCTCGCGTCCTTTCCCGTTACGGCCGCATCGCTTTTCAGATACCGACGCGCTGTTGAAAAAGACCTTCCCGGACGGCTGGTTTCACCCGGCCACGACACGGGCCAGCGCGCCCACCGGGACTCGCGGTATTTGCTGCGGCGCCGGTATCTGCGAGCTGTGCCCGCACGATGCGAATTTCAGCATCTCCAATGGCCTGCGGCGCCTGCATGACGACCCGCGCGTCACCCTGCGACTGCAAGCCACCGTGGAACAAGTGGAAACAAGCGGCGATCTGGCGCGGGGAGTGAGCTACACGAGCGACGGACAATTGCGCCGGGCGACCGCCGATCTGGTGGTGCTGGCGGCAAGCGCCCTGTTCAATCCGCACATCCTGCTCCGCTCCGGCATTACGCACGAGCTGCTGGGCAAGCGTCTGCATGAACAAATGCCCGTGGATGTCTGCCTGAACCTGCGCGGCGTCAAGGGTTACAACGGCAGTACCATAATTTCCGGTAACGGTTATTTGTTTTATGAGGGTGAGCACCGTCGCCAGCACGCCGCCTGTTTGATCGAAACATGGAATTCGCCGTTCAACTACCGTCGAGCGGCCCTGCGCGCCGAACGTGGCCGGTGGACGGAACGCGCTTTCTTTCGTTTCATGTTTGACGATCTTCCGCGCGCCGATAACAAGGTTACGGTAAACGCGGCCAATCCGCACTTGCCCGAAGTCACCTTCAACGGCTACTCGGACTATGCGCAGCGCGGCGTGGATCGCATTCCGGCCATGGTCGATACCCTGGCGAAAGCGCTGCCCATTGAAGAGATCGAGAGCATCGAGGTGGCGCGCAGCACTTCGCATATTCAAGGCACCGTGGTGATGGGTAACGACCCCGCGACCAGTGTCGTCGACCGATACCTGATGCATCATCGGATTCGCAACCTGCTGGTGCTGGGCTCAAGCGCGTATCCGACCGCCAGCCCGGCATACCCGACCCTTACGCTCTCGGCCTTGTCGCTATGGGCAGCGGATCATCTGTTCACCAGGAGCGCCTGA
- a CDS encoding GNAT family N-acetyltransferase — translation MIEVRCFHAFEEAEALRNEVNALNLVSARPDPFSTFEFFENFLRHDEYFPGGRGVRLWFLAAFLDGRLAGYLALKQVTRKILGLRTSQIGFLVTHDTDRPHVVARPEHLIRVSEAFYAYLLGRKQEWSVLEFQQQDDTSTLFPPPATVSLEGYLVRPWPSLENGTIQVRWGTLHEYFKALAKNSRHNVKRQVHHLLAAGNVELLASSDPAITPALFELYRGIERRSWKSKANAIIGRHPERVEYVKGLLDARQPMRISIEILLFDGHPIAGFIRGAFMQGLYALQMVYDDRLRHLAPGSALQLMAMRQAIDGRHTFLNLLSGFGYFKVRWLAEITETRIAQIYRVGSLPFWHRKLGDWKRRVFVAKSKEAPMSFNPVRRDVNRQENGPAEPGKLPDFQTSPEERASIAALITEVRKGRGEFLSATELAAVMPFETQRVAGVPLRQRHALYAE, via the coding sequence TTGATCGAGGTTCGATGTTTCCATGCGTTCGAGGAGGCCGAAGCCCTGCGAAACGAGGTTAATGCGCTGAATCTGGTCTCCGCGCGGCCGGATCCCTTCTCGACCTTCGAGTTCTTCGAAAACTTTCTCCGGCATGACGAGTACTTTCCCGGAGGCCGGGGTGTGCGCCTGTGGTTCCTCGCTGCCTTTCTCGACGGTCGGCTCGCCGGCTACCTGGCGCTCAAACAGGTCACGCGAAAAATTCTGGGACTGCGGACATCCCAAATCGGTTTCCTGGTTACCCACGACACCGATCGGCCGCATGTGGTGGCGCGGCCCGAGCACCTGATCCGGGTCAGCGAGGCATTTTACGCTTACCTGCTCGGTCGCAAACAGGAATGGAGCGTTCTGGAATTCCAGCAACAGGACGATACTTCGACGCTGTTTCCGCCACCGGCCACGGTCTCTCTTGAAGGTTATCTGGTGCGCCCGTGGCCAAGCCTGGAGAACGGAACCATTCAGGTGCGTTGGGGGACGCTGCACGAATATTTCAAGGCACTTGCGAAGAATTCCCGCCATAACGTCAAACGGCAGGTGCACCACCTGCTCGCGGCGGGCAACGTGGAGTTGCTGGCGTCGTCAGACCCGGCCATCACGCCGGCACTTTTTGAACTCTACCGCGGCATAGAACGGCGCAGCTGGAAGTCGAAGGCCAATGCGATCATTGGCCGGCATCCCGAGCGGGTCGAGTACGTCAAGGGCCTGCTCGATGCGCGGCAACCGATGCGGATATCGATCGAGATACTCCTGTTTGACGGACATCCCATCGCCGGTTTCATCAGGGGCGCATTCATGCAGGGGCTCTACGCGTTGCAAATGGTTTACGACGACCGCCTGCGACACCTCGCGCCCGGATCGGCATTGCAGCTGATGGCGATGCGTCAGGCCATCGATGGCCGCCACACGTTTCTCAATCTGCTTTCGGGCTTTGGATATTTCAAGGTTCGCTGGCTGGCGGAGATAACCGAAACCCGAATCGCGCAGATATACCGCGTGGGCAGTCTTCCATTCTGGCACCGGAAGCTCGGAGACTGGAAGCGCCGGGTGTTTGTTGCCAAATCGAAGGAGGCACCCATGTCTTTCAATCCCGTGCGCCGGGATGTCAACAGGCAAGAAAACGGGCCGGCCGAGCCCGGCAAGCTCCCCGATTTCCAGACAAGCCCCGAGGAGCGCGCGTCCATTGCCGCGCTGATTACCGAGGTCCGGAAAGGCCGGGGTGAATTCCTGTCCGCGACGGAGCTGGCCGCGGTGATGCCATTCGAGACGCAGCGGGTAGCGGGAGTCCCGTTGCGGCAGCGCCATGCGCTTTACGCGGAATGA
- a CDS encoding putative bifunctional diguanylate cyclase/phosphodiesterase, with translation MKKNVPRRGKAVRGGKAAAPARKKREIRAAGATQAASDDHVAMLQQANAHLVIASIEANKLAEQVQIAKVQLDHLAHHDVLTDLPNRVLLQDRLNQAIELARRQGRQLAVMFMDLDQFKHINDSLGHAVGDQLLQSVAQRLVGCVRQSDTISRQGGDEFVLLLPCIERAEDAALSAHKMLTALTAPHRIDRHDLHISVSIGISIYPDDGQDAETLIRSADTAMYHAKENGRNNYMFFEQDMNARAVQRQSTEAGLRRALERREFVLHYQPKINLHSGAIVGVEALIRWQHPEQGLLPPAQFVPVAEDCGLILPIGRWVLREACCQARAWRQAGLPPIIVAINTSALEFRAKDFFQNIRAALEETHLEPRYLELELTESILMRVVGYTDEVLHALADLGVKLTLDDFGTGYSSLSYLSKFPIDTLKIDRSFVRQITSNPDDAAIVSAVISLGKSLKRRVIAEGVETPEQYAFLLARHCDEGQGYYFGRPVQAGEFAGLLANGISGTLL, from the coding sequence ATGAAAAAAAATGTCCCGCGCAGGGGAAAGGCGGTCCGGGGCGGCAAGGCGGCCGCTCCCGCCCGCAAGAAGCGGGAAATTCGCGCGGCCGGGGCGACGCAGGCGGCGTCCGACGATCACGTGGCCATGCTGCAACAGGCGAACGCGCACCTGGTAATCGCCAGCATTGAAGCCAACAAACTGGCCGAGCAGGTCCAGATTGCCAAGGTTCAGCTGGATCATCTGGCGCATCACGATGTTCTCACCGATCTGCCCAACCGGGTGTTGCTGCAAGACCGGCTCAACCAGGCGATTGAGCTGGCCCGTCGCCAGGGCCGGCAACTGGCGGTAATGTTCATGGACCTCGACCAATTCAAGCATATCAACGACTCCCTCGGGCACGCGGTGGGCGACCAACTGTTGCAGTCGGTGGCGCAGCGCCTGGTGGGTTGCGTGCGCCAATCGGACACCATCAGTCGCCAGGGCGGGGATGAATTCGTGCTGCTGCTTCCCTGCATTGAGCGCGCCGAAGACGCGGCGCTCTCGGCGCACAAGATGCTCACGGCGCTGACGGCGCCACACCGTATCGACCGGCATGATCTCCATATCAGCGTGAGTATCGGCATCAGCATCTACCCCGACGATGGCCAGGATGCGGAAACCCTCATCCGGAGCGCCGACACCGCGATGTATCACGCCAAGGAAAATGGCCGCAACAATTACATGTTCTTCGAACAGGACATGAACGCCCGCGCTGTCCAGCGGCAATCCACCGAGGCCGGCCTGCGTCGCGCGCTGGAACGGCGGGAATTCGTGCTGCACTATCAGCCGAAAATCAATCTCCACAGCGGCGCGATTGTCGGTGTCGAGGCGCTCATCCGCTGGCAGCATCCGGAGCAAGGGCTGCTGCCGCCGGCGCAGTTCGTGCCCGTTGCCGAGGATTGCGGGCTGATACTGCCGATCGGCCGCTGGGTGCTTCGCGAGGCCTGCTGCCAGGCCCGGGCCTGGCGGCAGGCCGGCTTGCCGCCGATCATCGTTGCCATCAACACCTCCGCGCTCGAATTTCGCGCCAAGGATTTTTTCCAAAATATACGCGCCGCGCTTGAAGAGACGCATCTGGAGCCGCGCTACCTGGAACTCGAGCTGACCGAAAGCATCCTCATGCGTGTTGTCGGATATACCGATGAAGTGCTGCATGCGCTCGCGGACCTGGGCGTGAAGCTGACGCTCGATGACTTCGGCACCGGCTATTCCAGCCTGAGTTATCTGAGCAAGTTTCCGATCGATACCCTGAAGATCGACCGCTCGTTCGTGCGCCAGATAACCAGCAACCCGGACGATGCGGCTATCGTCAGTGCCGTGATCAGCCTGGGTAAAAGCCTCAAGCGACGCGTGATTGCCGAGGGCGTGGAAACACCGGAGCAATACGCATTTCTTCTGGCCCGGCATTGCGACGAGGGCCAGGGATACTATTTCGGCCGTCCGGTCCAGGCCGGTGAATTCGCCGGCTTGCTGGCAAACGGAATATCGGGAACTCTCCTTTAG
- a CDS encoding ATP-binding protein encodes MIGDKAAVRNRETLVTAREGAVDRRENAVDAREGTAASREREIRAADATQAAADDHMAMLQQANTRLVIATLEAQKLAEQLGKAKVQLEGAKLVAEKANRAKSEFLSSMSHELRTPLNAILGFAQLLEAGSPPPTDTQTERLQQIIKAGWYLLELINQILDLAVIESGKLSLSRESVSLIEVMRECQAMIESQAQKHDTHINYLPFDHGWVASADRTRVKQVLINLLSNAIKYSRQHGTVEVACSATPERLRISIKDSGAGLSPQQLAQLFQPFNRLGQETGDEEGTGIGLVVSKQLVEMMGGSIGAESTVGAGSEFWFELIRDVSPPQSAADNAMPAMLSPQAREGAGRRRTLLYVEDNPANLLLVEHMIENIPQLRMLSALDGNHGIALARTQLPDVILMDINLPGINGFQALKILRDDPATAHIPVLAISANAMPRDIQRGLEAGFLGYLTKPIRIKEFMLALDMALQRVETGQDGTPPPASGP; translated from the coding sequence GTGATTGGCGATAAAGCGGCCGTTCGAAACCGCGAGACCCTGGTCACGGCCCGCGAAGGTGCCGTGGACAGGCGCGAAAACGCCGTCGACGCGCGCGAAGGGACGGCCGCCTCGCGCGAGCGGGAAATTCGCGCGGCCGACGCGACACAGGCGGCGGCCGACGATCACATGGCCATGTTGCAGCAGGCGAACACACGCCTGGTCATCGCCACCCTCGAAGCGCAGAAACTGGCCGAACAGCTCGGAAAGGCCAAGGTCCAGCTGGAGGGCGCCAAGCTCGTCGCGGAAAAAGCCAATCGCGCGAAATCGGAATTCCTTTCCAGCATGAGCCATGAGCTGCGCACCCCGCTCAATGCCATCCTCGGCTTCGCCCAGTTGCTGGAGGCCGGTTCACCGCCGCCAACGGACACCCAGACCGAACGGCTGCAGCAGATTATCAAGGCCGGGTGGTACCTGCTGGAACTGATCAACCAGATTCTCGATCTCGCGGTGATCGAGTCCGGCAAGCTGTCGCTGTCCCGGGAATCGGTGTCACTGATCGAGGTGATGCGCGAATGCCAGGCCATGATCGAATCGCAGGCGCAAAAACACGACACCCATATCAACTATCTGCCGTTCGACCACGGCTGGGTTGCCAGCGCCGACCGGACCCGGGTCAAGCAGGTTCTGATCAACCTGCTTTCCAATGCGATCAAATACAGCCGCCAGCATGGAACGGTCGAGGTGGCGTGCAGCGCGACCCCGGAACGCCTGCGCATCAGCATCAAGGACAGCGGCGCGGGATTGTCCCCGCAACAGCTGGCGCAGCTGTTTCAGCCGTTCAATCGTCTCGGGCAGGAGACCGGCGACGAGGAAGGCACCGGCATCGGCCTGGTGGTCTCCAAGCAACTGGTCGAAATGATGGGCGGCAGCATCGGCGCGGAAAGCACCGTCGGCGCGGGCAGCGAATTCTGGTTTGAACTGATCCGCGATGTCAGCCCCCCCCAATCGGCCGCTGACAACGCCATGCCCGCGATGCTTTCGCCGCAAGCCCGGGAAGGCGCGGGACGGCGGCGCACCCTGCTGTATGTGGAAGACAATCCGGCCAACCTGCTGCTGGTCGAGCACATGATCGAGAATATCCCGCAGCTGCGCATGCTGAGCGCGCTTGATGGCAATCATGGCATCGCACTGGCGCGCACCCAGCTCCCGGACGTGATCCTGATGGACATCAATCTGCCCGGCATCAACGGCTTCCAGGCGCTGAAAATCCTGCGTGACGACCCGGCCACGGCGCACATCCCGGTACTGGCCATCAGCGCCAATGCCATGCCACGCGATATCCAGAGAGGCCTGGAGGCGGGATTCCTCGGTTATCTCACCAAGCCGATCAGGATCAAGGAGTTCATGCTGGCGCTGGACATGGCGCTGCAACGCGTGGAAACAGGACAAGACGGCACACCGCCACCCGCGTCGGGCCCGTGA
- a CDS encoding ATPase domain-containing protein, giving the protein MSSKVKIRRLPSGVPGLDNLLGGGLPEFSFNLIAGTPGSGKTTLAQQIMFSLANPKYRALFFTVLGEPALKMLRYQQQFTFFDPDKVNDSIRFVNLSAELQAGDFDRVLKRITDEVKAYEPSLVFVDSFRSVVHSINHADQGVSDLQRFVQQLGLQMTSWQATTFLIGEYLTPEQESSPIFTVADGILWLSQNLHRNSMVRKMQVVKMRGQAQAPGLHTFRIGDAGLRIFPRAIVQPGGVIGSGTSTGEARVPVGIPGLDEMLGGGLPAGYSLLLVGPSGSGKTIMATEFLAEGARRGEPGVIAAFEKSPSQLLNNKLSELVKTGKVGVINTRSLDLSIDETLHDLIEMIRRMQAKRVVIDSLSGFELALAPEFSEDFRGSLYRMVAELTSMGLTIMMTSELEDRFTDLRFSPSGSAFLADAIIVQRYVEIAGQLKRAFTVAKVRGSQHSKDIRFFTITDKGIVIGETMSGYAGILSGRPTQKTD; this is encoded by the coding sequence ATGAGTAGCAAGGTAAAGATACGTCGCCTGCCATCCGGCGTTCCCGGCCTGGACAACCTGTTGGGCGGAGGCCTGCCGGAATTCTCGTTTAACCTGATTGCGGGCACGCCGGGAAGCGGGAAAACCACGCTGGCCCAGCAGATCATGTTCTCGCTGGCCAACCCGAAATACCGGGCGCTGTTCTTCACGGTGCTCGGGGAACCGGCCCTGAAGATGCTCCGTTATCAACAGCAATTCACGTTTTTCGATCCGGATAAAGTCAATGACTCGATCCGCTTCGTCAACCTGTCGGCAGAACTCCAGGCGGGAGATTTTGACCGCGTTTTGAAACGCATCACCGACGAGGTGAAGGCCTATGAACCCAGCCTGGTGTTCGTGGACTCGTTTCGATCCGTCGTGCATTCCATAAATCACGCAGACCAGGGCGTGTCCGATCTGCAGCGGTTCGTGCAGCAACTGGGCCTGCAAATGACGAGCTGGCAGGCCACCACGTTTTTGATAGGTGAATATCTGACGCCGGAGCAGGAATCGAGCCCGATCTTTACCGTGGCGGACGGCATCCTGTGGCTGTCGCAAAACCTGCACCGCAATTCCATGGTGCGCAAGATGCAGGTGGTCAAAATGCGCGGTCAGGCCCAGGCGCCGGGTTTGCATACGTTCCGTATCGGCGATGCCGGACTCCGGATTTTCCCGCGGGCGATCGTCCAACCGGGCGGGGTAATCGGGTCCGGGACGTCCACGGGAGAGGCACGTGTGCCCGTGGGGATACCCGGCCTGGATGAAATGCTGGGCGGCGGCTTGCCGGCCGGCTATTCGCTGCTGCTGGTCGGGCCATCCGGTTCCGGAAAAACCATCATGGCGACGGAGTTTCTCGCCGAAGGCGCGCGCCGGGGCGAACCCGGCGTGATCGCGGCGTTCGAGAAAAGCCCGAGCCAGCTGCTGAACAACAAACTGTCCGAGCTGGTCAAGACCGGGAAAGTGGGGGTCATCAACACGCGCTCCCTGGATTTGTCGATCGATGAAACCCTGCACGATCTGATCGAAATGATCAGACGGATGCAGGCTAAGCGAGTTGTCATCGATTCCCTGTCAGGATTCGAGCTGGCGCTGGCGCCCGAGTTCAGCGAGGATTTTCGCGGATCGCTGTACCGGATGGTTGCCGAGCTGACGAGCATGGGCCTGACCATCATGATGACCTCGGAACTGGAGGATCGCTTCACCGATTTGCGCTTCAGTCCGTCGGGGAGCGCCTTTCTCGCCGACGCCATTATCGTGCAGCGCTATGTCGAAATCGCGGGCCAGCTGAAACGTGCCTTCACGGTGGCCAAAGTCCGCGGCAGCCAGCACAGCAAGGACATCCGGTTTTTTACCATTACCGACAAGGGCATCGTTATCGGCGAGACCATGTCCGGGTACGCCGGAATCCTGTCGGGCCGGCCGACGCAGAAGACTGACTAG
- a CDS encoding PAS domain S-box protein, with translation MKPDVHAPDPDSSRKQADSGFEAKILRLVKGARERRAIKSGEVDAIMDPASGRAILLPDAQAALLERKERFRSLVELATDGYWEQDEHYRFVAHTGAAIGGERTGDAGILGKTLWDLAFDNSNEVDWQTHRTQLEWRAIFRDLELSYVSQAGERRTISISGEPMYDQQGQFKGYRGITRDVTARRQAETAAPESERFARAALDALAAQVCVLDAGGVIIMANTAWRAFAASQRGIGAEVSEGSNYLTVCGQIAGNERLDASAMVAGMRQVIAGEREVFRYEYFCDAPSGQRWFMASVTCLHGNTEARAIVSYEDITEIKHAEQLQRLECTVARCLSDVNNTSAALKAVIRAVCETQQWDCGRYFRLEPASGVLQLDESWGMPVAAVEQFMEKSRGAVFRPGAGLAGRVCQSGQPLWILSRSKDARAAHTALAHETGMDGAFVFPVIADDTTVGVLAFASRTVHEPDDRLLQAARAIGHQLGQFLKQRQIGDALRRSETRFRRLTELSSDWVWELDSQFRFTRITGTGMAGTGDILGKTLWELPTIVLGEDEWIRHKSELAAQWSFCDFEYAAILPDGQLGYYLISGEPVYDAAGAFTGFHGTGLDITRRKRAEIALREAGL, from the coding sequence ATGAAGCCTGATGTTCACGCGCCTGACCCAGACTCCTCCAGGAAGCAGGCAGACTCTGGTTTCGAGGCCAAGATCCTGCGGCTGGTCAAGGGCGCGCGTGAGCGGCGGGCCATCAAATCGGGTGAGGTTGACGCCATCATGGATCCGGCCAGCGGCCGCGCCATTCTGTTGCCCGATGCGCAGGCGGCGTTGCTCGAACGCAAGGAACGGTTCCGCAGCCTGGTGGAACTGGCCACGGACGGATACTGGGAACAGGACGAACACTATCGCTTCGTTGCCCATACCGGCGCCGCCATCGGTGGCGAGCGCACCGGTGACGCAGGCATTCTCGGTAAAACCCTCTGGGATCTGGCGTTCGACAACAGCAACGAGGTCGATTGGCAGACGCATCGGACACAACTGGAATGGCGCGCCATATTCCGCGATCTGGAACTCAGTTACGTGAGCCAGGCCGGCGAGCGGCGCACCATCAGCATCAGCGGCGAGCCGATGTACGACCAGCAGGGTCAGTTCAAGGGCTATCGCGGAATCACGCGGGATGTTACCGCGCGCAGGCAGGCGGAAACCGCGGCACCAGAATCGGAGCGCTTTGCCCGCGCCGCTCTCGATGCGCTCGCCGCCCAGGTCTGCGTGCTCGATGCGGGCGGGGTGATTATTATGGCGAATACCGCCTGGCGTGCTTTTGCCGCCAGCCAGCGTGGCATCGGCGCGGAGGTCTCCGAGGGCAGTAACTATCTCACCGTGTGCGGCCAGATCGCCGGCAACGAGCGCCTCGACGCCAGCGCGATGGTCGCGGGGATGCGCCAGGTTATTGCCGGCGAACGCGAAGTTTTTCGCTATGAGTATTTCTGCGACGCGCCGTCCGGGCAACGCTGGTTCATGGCCAGTGTCACGTGCTTGCACGGAAACACCGAGGCGCGTGCGATCGTTTCCTATGAGGACATCACCGAGATCAAGCACGCGGAGCAACTGCAGAGACTTGAGTGCACCGTGGCGCGCTGTCTGAGCGATGTTAACAACACTTCCGCGGCGCTGAAAGCCGTAATCCGCGCGGTATGCGAAACACAGCAGTGGGATTGCGGCCGATACTTTCGCCTGGAGCCGGCGTCGGGCGTGCTTCAGCTTGACGAGTCCTGGGGTATGCCGGTGGCTGCGGTCGAGCAATTCATGGAAAAGTCGCGCGGCGCGGTGTTCCGTCCGGGCGCCGGATTGGCGGGCCGGGTGTGCCAGTCGGGTCAGCCGCTATGGATACTCAGCAGGTCGAAAGACGCGCGCGCGGCGCACACGGCGCTGGCGCACGAAACCGGCATGGATGGCGCTTTTGTCTTTCCGGTTATCGCCGACGACACGACGGTGGGCGTGCTCGCTTTCGCGAGCCGTACTGTCCACGAACCGGATGACCGGCTGCTGCAGGCGGCGCGGGCCATCGGCCATCAGCTCGGCCAATTTCTGAAACAGCGGCAGATCGGAGACGCTCTGCGCCGGAGCGAGACGCGCTTTCGCAGGCTGACCGAGCTTTCATCCGATTGGGTTTGGGAACTGGACAGCCAGTTCCGGTTTACCAGAATTACCGGCACCGGCATGGCCGGCACCGGCGACATCCTTGGCAAGACCCTCTGGGAGCTGCCGACCATCGTCCTCGGCGAAGACGAATGGATCAGACACAAGTCGGAACTTGCCGCGCAATGGTCATTCTGCGATTTTGAATATGCCGCCATCCTTCCGGATGGACAGCTCGGCTACTACCTCATCAGCGGCGAGCCGGTTTACGATGCCGCCGGCGCCTTCACCGGGTTTCACGGTACCGGTTTGGACATCACCCGGCGCAAGCGCGCCGAGATAGCGTTGCGCGAAGCCGGCTTATAG
- a CDS encoding circadian clock KaiB family protein gives MRRKKTPAQSSASAITPALVMCLYVVNSAPNSLLAIANLAAICKEFLKDNYKLEVVDVLEQPLRALADGIVVTPSLAKLSPSPAANIVGNLSDKSGVMRALGISGYAP, from the coding sequence ATGCGCCGTAAAAAAACACCGGCCCAATCGTCCGCTTCCGCGATTACGCCAGCGCTTGTCATGTGTCTATACGTGGTGAACAGCGCGCCCAATTCGCTTCTGGCCATCGCCAATCTGGCGGCCATCTGCAAGGAGTTCCTGAAAGACAACTACAAGCTGGAGGTCGTCGACGTTCTCGAGCAGCCGTTGCGCGCCCTGGCCGATGGCATCGTCGTTACACCCAGCCTTGCCAAATTGTCCCCATCGCCGGCGGCGAATATCGTCGGTAACCTCAGCGATAAAAGCGGCGTGATGCGCGCGCTCGGAATAAGCGGATACGCGCCGTGA